From a region of the Argiope bruennichi chromosome 8, qqArgBrue1.1, whole genome shotgun sequence genome:
- the LOC129981910 gene encoding uncharacterized protein LOC129981910 produces the protein MEFNFMPTLTHMTCVKIATYLLEDRDISELLDKDTVIPYQFNFFDRCRYELWKLIEQQAMLKLSFLPTPLSLKVAKTIQPMHFQIMMWLMDHDLMPRRKGFCINYRRILCWKINGTIDRKETAKRYVQNRSIDSRDRFIMACNYFMIDDILCLWGVIQAVGVKSTSKRGVNSAVRLWMDALKDGKTTPTGHMIEEYFSVECLRDSDIPLRLSPYFRYLKPMCRQDYLHILAFGQLHKDDFQMCMCQMDEKECAKLFKIIPAEALTRYLEWPFQFLFMEMVTKISSNLSPQDYVKILDYIVKFVILNGDIYAEIFKEFWSIIPDSQKERIKGARKYKAYEVILDYKKNQLPSLQEEVAKYYFI, from the coding sequence ATGGAATTCAATTTTATGCCAACTTTAACGCACATGACATGTGTGAAAATTGCTACGTATCTTCTAGAGGATAGAGATATATCGGAGTTGCTGGATAAGGATACAGTGATCCCTTATCAGTTCAATTTTTTCGATCGTTGCAGATATGAACTATGGAAACTTATAGAGCAGCAGGCAATGCTGAAATTGAGTTTTCTTCCAACTCCGCTTTCGTTAAAAGTGGCCAAAACAATCCAACCGATGCATTTTCAGATTATGATGTGGTTAATGGATCACGATCTTATGCCCCGGAGGAAaggtttttgtattaattacagGAGAATACTCTGCTGGAAAATCAATGGGACGATTGACAGAAAAGAGACAGCCAAGAGATATGTTCAAAATAGGAGTATTGACAGCAGAGATCGCTTCATAATGGCCTGCAATTACTTTATGATCGACGACATCTTGTGTCTGTGGGGCGTCATTCAAGCAGTTGGAGTAAAGAGTACATCCAAGAGGGGAGTTAATTCAGCAGTAAGACTATGGATGGATGCGCTTAAGGATGGGAAGACCACCCCTACGGGTCATATGATCGAAGAATATTTCAGTGTTGAATGTTTAAGAGATTCAGACATACCCTTGAGATTAAGTCCTTATTTTCGTTACCTAAAACCGATGTGCAGGCAGGATTATTTACACATTCTCGCCTTTGGCCAGTTGCATAAAGATGATTTTCAAATGTGCATGTGCCAAATGGACGAAAAAGAATGCGCAAAATTGTTCAAGATAATACCGGCAGAAGCGCTCACCCGTTATCTGGAATGGCCATTCCAGTTTCTTTTCATGGAAATGGTGACCAAGATATCGAGTAACTTGTCGCCGCAAGATTACGTGAAAATCTTGGATTACATAGTGAAATTTGTGATTCTGAATGGAGATATTTATgcggaaatttttaaagaattctggaGCATTATTCCTGATTctcaaaaagaaagaataaaaggcGCGAGAAAGTATAAGGCCTATGAAGTGATCCTGGATTATAAGAAAAATCAGTTACCATCTCTTCAAGAGGAAGTGgcgaaatattatttcatttaa